From a region of the Daphnia pulicaria isolate SC F1-1A chromosome 1, SC_F0-13Bv2, whole genome shotgun sequence genome:
- the LOC124321163 gene encoding centromere-associated protein E-like, with translation MEFFSRMTESQTRRSAANLNKIKPDVAYTKQHALPRPEINDGFSTARGEDLNNQSFLRQKAKVDETNLIVLENQRLANELSLVQSQLTDSHSKLREFRIESATTKSKLEKQKRFITDITVKNIRLTNEDSRLRRKLESTNHFLESSRAESERLRTSLAEQQLDTREFAVAARELETKNTTISELETENLRLADNDSQLRRKIEDRDKIIASSTIEKNLILLDKERLENELSLVQSQLTDSSSKLRQYQNVDDELATTKSELENNKRLMTDMTEKNLRLANDDSRLRRKIENRDRMITLIVLEKESLANELSLIQSQLTDSSSKLQMFQNIHDELETTKCELEEKKREMTDIIGENLQLTKENSGLWRKIEAKDRVIAYNRANLEKLHNSLEEKKLHKVHEELASSQRVLVSKNRTITKLQEQNRESRVELEQLRTSLDEQKLDTLQLAMATRELESKTRIIAELEAKNLSLAENDSQLRRKMEDADRFVLSSKVTIEELQLSLNKQTERVNQLVDQMRTLDQEKDEAVRKLTELQQKQIQPKMTTDVGCGEVFHQVEEPIPAVTEITEIVTAFLASGLKPQVDSSITEPQPVNLSESLPSVFHHRQIEEPIRPSDKITDVVTAFLASGCTKSQAKSPVTVPQQAHRPLTTDVLKNSPARTSVEKKAVKVPTKQPSAVLPEFYIKSTVEKEVDVDQIVVFGISKSDCGKVIGRNGCNAERIEEEYGVGLSFVEGELFITGGDAERRLAACSDVCEKLTVTLECTNLDLRYNKYSNKYLLRKLSFDNFVCINPPSLENRYVSIWGTLANCLKLLKLDVSFAYRNSCRLAMTLPPRDNPKGLADEPVDGVGSLVAGVM, from the exons ATGGAATTCTTCAGTCGAATGACCGAATCACAAACTCGGCGTTCGGCTGCTAACCTGAATAAAATTAAACCTGACGTTGCATACACCAAACAGCATGCACTTCCCCGACCTGAAATTAACGATGGATTTTCGACTGCCAGAGGAGAAGACTTGAACAACCAAAGTTTTCTTCGTCAGAAGGCAAAAGTCGACGAAACGAACCTGATTGTATTGGAAAACCAACGTTTGGCGAATGAGTTGAGTCTAGTTCAATCCCAACTGACAGACTCCCATTCAAAGTTACGAGAATTCCGCATCGAGTCAGCTACTACCAAAAGCAAACTCGAAAAACAGAAACGTTTTATTACTGACATTACAGTGAAAAATATTCGCTTGACAAATGAGGATTCGCGACTAAGGCGAAAACTGGAAAGTACAAATCATTTTCTTGAATCCAGTAGAGCGGAATCGGAACGTCTCCGGACTTCCCTTGCTGAACAACAATTGGACACTCGCGAGTTTGCCGTGGCTGCACGTGAGCTAGAGACAAAGAATACAACCATTTCTGAACTTGAAACGGAAAATCTCCGTTTAGCCGACAACGATTCGCAACTAAGGCGAAAAATCGAAGACCGGGATAAAATTATCGCATCTAGTACGATTGAGAAAAACCTGATTTTATTGGATAAAGAACGCTTGGAGAATGAGTTGAGTCTAGTTCAATCACAACTGACAGACTCCTCATCAAAGCTGCGACAGTACCAAAACGTAGACGACGAGTTGGCAACTACCAAAAGCGAactggaaaacaacaaacgttTAATGACTGACATGACAGAGAAAAATCTTCGCTTGGCAAATGACGATTCGCGTCTAaggcgaaaaattgaaaacagggATAGAATGATCACACTGATtgtgttggaaaaagaaagtttGGCGAATGAGTTGAGTCTGATTCAATCACAACTGACAGACTCCTCATCAAAGCTGCAAATGTTTCAGAATATACACGACGAGTTGGAAACTACCAAATGCgaactggaagaaaagaaacgtgaaATGACTGACATTATAGGGGAAAATCTCCAGTTGACAAAAGAGAATTCGGGGCTATGGCGAAAAATTGAAGCCAAGGATAGAGTTATTGCATATAATCGAGCGAATTTGGAGAAACTACATAACAgccttgaagaaaaaaaattgcacaagGTGCACGAAGAACTGGCTTCGAGTCAACGTGTTCtggtatccaaaaatagaaccATAACAAAACTTCAAGAGCAAAATCGAGAAAGTCGAGTGGAATTGGAGCAACTCCGGACTTCCCTTGATGAACAAAAATTGGACACGCTGCAGTTGGCCATGGCTACACGAGAGCTTGAGTCAAAAACTAGAATCATTGCAGAACTCGAAGCGAAAAATCTCAGTTTGGCCGAAAACGATTCACAGTTGAGGCGTAAAATGGAAGACGCCGATCGTTTTGTTCTATCCAGTAAGGTGACAATAGAAGAACTCCAGCTGTCCCTTAACAAACAGACCGAAAGGGTCAATCAGCTGGTGGATCAAATGAGAACCCTAGACCAGGAAAAAGACGAAGCGGTTCGGAAGTTGACCGAATTGCAACAGAAACAAATCCAACCTAAAATGACAACGGACGTCGGGTGTGGTGAAGTATTCCACCAAGTTGAAGAGCCTATCCCTGCAGTAACTGAAATTACCGAAATTGTAACTGCATTTTTAGCATCTGGATTAAAACCTCAAGTAGACTCATCGATCACCGAGCCACAACCCGTGAACTTGTCTGAAAGTTTACCCTCAGTATTCCACCATCGCCAAATTGAAGAACCCATCCGTCCATCGGATAAAATAACTGATGTCGTAACGGCCTTTTTAGCTTCGGGTTGCACAAAGTCTCAAGCGAAATCGCCGGTCACCGTACCACAGCAGGCACATCGGCCTCTCACCACTGACGTATTGAAAAATTCTCCTGCACGCACCTCAGTTGAGAAGAAAGCCGTCAAGGTACCTACTAAGCAACCGTCGGCTGTACTACCTGAATTTTACATTAAATCAACcgtagaaaaagaagttgacgTCGATCAAATCGTCGTGTTTGGGATATCGAAAAGTGATTGCGGGAAAGTTATTGGACGAAATGGTTGCAATGCCGAAAGGATAGAAGAAGAGTATGGGGTGGGGCTAAGTTTTGTCGAGGGCGAACTTTTTATCACCGGAGGAGATGCTGAACGTCGACTGGCCGCTTGCTCTGACGTCTGCGAAAAATTGACAGTGACATTGGAGTGCACCAACCTGGATTTGAGATATAACAAGTATTccaacaaatatttgttgaGAAAATTGTCCTTCGACAACTTTGTATGCATCAATCCCCCCTCGCTAGAAAACAGATACGTCAGCATCTGGGGTACGCTAGCCAATTGTC ttaagTTATTGAAGCTGGACGTCAGTTTTGCCTATCGGAATAGTTGTCGTCTTGCGATGACGTTGCCTCCTCGTGACAATCCAAAGGGATTGGCGGATGAACCCGTCGACGGAGTTGGTTCGCTGGTCGCTGGTGTGATGTAA
- the LOC124320832 gene encoding serine/threonine-protein kinase/endoribonuclease IRE2-like, protein MEIDCGNKVLGKGGYATVFEGVWGVNRRPVAVKRVFLHAEGTRQEEEALRKLDHPNVVKLFHAESGIVLRLFALELCQASLERLFLKEGDPRKYCGPMPPPAQVLYQLATGLDYIHKMKLVHRDLKPENVLIWVDSKVDNKILMKWSGFGLCEPVDESGSYDVTEIKGTLNYLAPEILKLKILKDNGQRNVPELQKATLKSDVFGEGLVFGYFLSYGKHPFGSEHSEIQSNIINQNPVNVEKIEPQYSQELILKMLADEPENRISSSDVVDYIEKLRNQTENF, encoded by the exons ATGGAAATCGATTGCGGGAATAAAGTGCTGGGAAAGGGAGGCTACGCGACCGTCTTTGAAGGCGTTTGGGGTGTCAATCGTCGACCGGTGGCCGTCAAAAGAGTTTTCCTACACGCCGAAGGTAccagacaagaagaagaagctttaaGGAAACTTGACCACCCCAATGTAGTCAAATTGTTTCACGCAGAGAGCGGCATAGTATTGAG ATTGTTCGCTCTGGAGTTGTGCCAAGCCTCGCTGGAAagactatttttgaaagaaggagATCCCAGGAAATACTGCGGCCCAATGCCTCCCCCTGCCCAAGTTCTCTACCAGTTGGCCACTGGACTCGACTACATTCACAAAATGAAACTGGTCCATCGCGATCTCAAGCCGGAAAATGTTCTCATCTGGGTGGATTCGAAAGTcgataataaaattttgatgaaATGGTCGGGATTTGGCCTATGCGAACCGGTGGACGAGTCGGGAAGTTACGACGTGACCGAAATCAAGGGGACCTTGAACTACTTGGCACCGGAAATATTAAAGTTGAAAATTCTCAAGGACAACGGCCAAAGAAATGTCCCAGAGCTGCAAAAGGCAACCCTGAAGAGCGACGTCTTTGGGGAAGGTCTAGTTTTTGGATATTTCCTATCGTATGGCAAACATCCATTTGGATCTGAACATTCGgaaattcaatcaaacattatcAATCAAAATCCTGTCAATGTCGAAA AAATTGAACCGCAGTACAGTCAAGAACTGATCCTGAAAATGCTGGCGGATGAACCCGAAAACAGAATATCATCGTCGGATGTCGTCGACTACATCGAAAAATTACgaaatcaaacagaaaatttttga
- the LOC124320833 gene encoding uncharacterized protein LOC124320833, protein MDPQGFADVGLAMIHGDYYRTSAKANEHRRPVLLQAWLAEFADVVFHEVILNPIYGSAAGDGHNAALYHGIQNKGAIDILKENVDCLASTSSYFVSVRSADNRKRVQEACARILKQVWGKRNVFTHQRITNSDFLRDMLGRMIDFCHLLFKHEMDTNRSNAFQSQCEKELVNMDVENHLY, encoded by the exons ATGGATCCTCAAGGATTTGCTGACGTGGGATTGGCTATGATTCACGGCGACTACTAC CGAACGAGCGCCAAAGCCAACGAACATCGACGACCCGTTCTACTGCAGGCCTGGCTCGCCGAATTTGCCGATGTGGTTTTCCACGAAGTGATTTTGAATCCGATTTATGGATCTGCTGCTGGTGATGGTCACAATGCCGCGCTTTACCATGGCATTCAGAATAAAGGCGCCATTGACATTTTGAAAGAGAATGTTGACTGTTTGGCGTCGACGAGTTCTTATTTCGTCTCGGTCCGGTCAGCTGATAATCGGAAACGAGTCCAAGAAGCTTGCGCCAGGATTTTGAAGCAAGTGTGGGGTAAACGAAACGTGTTTACTCATCAGCGGATCACCAATTCGGATTTCTTGAGGGACATGCTCGGTCGAATGATCGACTTTTGCCATTTGTTATTTAAGCATGAGATGGACACTAACAGATCGAATGCTTTCCAGTCGCAGTGTGAAAAGGAATTGGTCAACATGGATGTTGAAAATCATCTCTACTAA
- the LOC124321175 gene encoding interferon-induced very large GTPase 1-like — MALKSKFHATTLLLQLFLSFLDSQDPCSHVLSIRVLEKELANRGKQELGHLLENAQRLSTSYYDKLHKTGDEKDLEWAKEELLRAKSDLIESALNMEHLWRELSHLYMDTEPKERSSIIQKIPQLAAQHLLDGFCLELLDGDSNLIHLQWVEEVLLQLGKLVRGKGVFVLSVMGIQSSGKSTLLNTMFGIGMRTSVGQCTRGVNMQLLAVEGHAEYDYILLLDTEGTRSPEYHGLAGSEKRDNQMATLSILLSDATIIVIPGENDAAVKEILPIVLMANQNSQLAKENGGRLRTRIFFVYNRIDTKQKNKLYTIIQTLGTSLHEAFSQVQNMTGNSSNLKSESPFANFNLTKTDSSRSDVCILGNVNKQTKPPGDVPDEIYGVELVQFWEHIHQRVTKIEGGKMWKSISFSAFSSCIRNVWKCICSANLTFTFVTVMEHAMFDQLDLEYKNIKRKLAVIKRKLAEAYEKSLKIVKSEMIKSIEERKTSVSFNNYFNYEDKLRNEVHLAVEELNKEVNDVVNKKGQEKWKLQFQNMWDRNKKDQDFNCRLKLKNAYDRLFNFESRVEEYKKKVRQEINNFFKSTNSNVSGWRENEKNQVFEEMFQKILDEAKMEFPTIDVQGEIKKVCQNSSVINKRQTEIKWTDEQINSIMDYQSFLKFEEQQFDSFLNDNGNEREKKKQNRVTMCADSVRDTINRIAAVTLCYDNSIVSHIIREIHSKLRAHQLTYHSDVQNMFQYGMVLTVNFMEKIQDQWEKENSVPAKLESNKENLCKNFMMVSNGVAKTKLFASNMADILEEKIIPAFENDMVQRTFRRIRNERWLYDARFMQKHMDLHLIDLLEREKLNQVFDYIANPQRLYADVLHLLIAQKVPNIDNEWESFKNNLRNAIEKAAAVEVDKERAQNFVDQLRKEFVYSYLQSEILGSAFRIDFSGEYEDCDNEEKKEFQEACWKKLIEVLEKQEAITNHREYFEELIPKVVQHIKNANDKAALPRCDACCPLCESLCIESANHDKQDRPHDAVHQPGGVAGVSYVRSEELDHMTCSQSYEEDGAFYLNNDVRYRYSDYAKAFPGWNDPRINEELPLRQYILATYNNEIAKNYNKKPSTRIPRSYSSRTLSSIKEQLEREIRD; from the exons ATGGCTTTG aaatcgaaatttcatgcAACGACCCTATTACTCCAACTGTTTCTGAGTTTTCTTGACAGCCAAGACCCTTGCTCTCACGTTTTGTCCATCCGGGTGTTGGAGAAAGAATTGGCCAATCGCGGAAAACAGGAACTTGGCCATCTTTTGGAGAACGCTCAGAGGTTGTCAACGTCGTACTACGACAAATTACACAAAACCGGTGATGAAAAAGATTTAGAGTGGGCGAAAGAAGAACTTCTCCGGGCTAAATCCGACCTGATAGAAAGTGCACTCAACATGGAACATTTGTGGAGGGAACTGAGTCATCTCTACATGGACACGGAACCGAAAGAGCGTTCGTcgataattcaaaaaattccccaACTGGCAGCTCAGCATTTACTGGACGGATTCTGCCTCGAGCTACTCGACGGCGATTCCAATTTGATCCACTTGCAATGGGTGGAAGAAGTTTTACTCCAACTGGGCAAATTAGTGAGAGGAAAAGGCGTCTTTGTCTTGTCCGTCATGGGCATCCAGAGCAGCGGCAAATCGACTTTGCTCAACACAATGTTCGGCATCGGAATGAGGACCAGCGTCGGCCAATGCACTCGGGGTGTCAACATGCAACTGCTGGCCGTCGAGGGCCATGCCGAGTACGACTACATTTTGCTGCTGGACACGGAAGGGACTCGATCACCGGAATATCACGGCCTGGCCGGAAGCGAAAAACGGGACAATCAAATGGCAACTCTGAGCATTTTACTGTCGGACGCGACCATCATCGTCATCCCGGGCGAGAACGACGCGGCCGTTAAAGAAATTTTGCCAATTGTTTTAATGGCGAACCAAAATTCCCAACTGGCCAAAGAAAACGGCGGACGACTTCGCACAAGGATCTTTTTCGTTTACAATCGGATCGACacgaaacagaaaaacaaattatacaCCATCATTCAAACACTAGGAACTTCACTTCACGAAGCTTTCAGTCAAGTCCAAAATATGACTGGCAATTCGAGTAATTTAAAGTCGGAAAGTCCTTTCGCCAATTTCAATCTCACCAAGACCGACTCGTCGCGTAGTGACGTCTGTATTTTGGGAAATGTCAATAAACAAACCAAACCACCAGGTGATGTGCCGGATGAAATATACGGAGTAGAACTCGTCCAGTTTTGGGAACACATCCATCAACGCGTGACAAAGATCGAAGGCGGCAAAATGTGGAAAAGTATATCCTTCAGCGCATTTTCCAGTTGCATAAGAAATGTCTGGAAATGTATCTGCTCCGCCAACCTCACCTTTACTTTCGTCACTGTGATGGAACATGCAATGTTTGACCAATTGGATTTGGAgtacaaaaatattaaacgAAAATTGGCTGTGATTAAACGAAAATTGGCTGAAGCTTACGAAAAGTCCTTAAAAATCGTCAAATCAGAAATGATCAAATCgatcgaagaaagaaaaacttcaGTTTCCTTTAACAACTACTTTAACTACGAAGACAAACTTCGCAATGAAGTACATCTTGCTGTAGAGGAACTAAATAAAGAGGTGAATGACGTGGTGAACAAAAAAGGCCAAGAAAAGTGGAAACtccaatttcaaaatatgtGGGATCGCAACAAGAAGGATCAAGATTTTAACTGTAgattaaaactgaaaaatgccTACGATAGACTGTTCAACTTCGAAAGTCGTGTGGaagaatacaaaaagaaagtgCGTCAGGAAATCAACAATTTCTTCAAATCAACCAACTCAAACGTTTCCGGatggagagaaaatgaaaagaatcaaGTATTCGAAGAAATGTTCCAGAAAATTTTAGACGAAGCGAAAATGGAATTTCCTACCATAGACGTGCAaggtgaaattaaaaaagtgtGTCAAAACAGCAGTGTGATTAACAAAAGACAAACTGAAATAAAATGGACTGATGAACAGATCAATTCAATAATGGACTATCAATCGTTCTTAAAATTTGAAGAACAACAGTTTGATAGCTTTTTAAATGACAACGgcaacgagagagaaaagaaaaaacaaaatcgcgTCACAATGTGTGCTGATTCTGTTAGAGACACCATCAACAGAATCGCAGCTGTGACGCTCTGTTATG ACAATAGTATCGTTTCTCATATTATTCGTGAAATACATTCCAAACTACGCGCACACCAACTTACTTATCATTCCGATGTTCAGAATATGTTTCAATATGGTATGGTACTTACAGTCAATTTCatggaaaaaattcaagatcaatgggaaaaagaaaactcggTGCCTGCGAAACTCGAGTCCAACAAAGAAAATCTGTGCAAGAATTTCATGATGGTGTCAAACGGCGTGGCAAAGACCAAGCTGTTTGCTTCTAACATGGCAGACATCTTGGAAGAAAAGATTATTCCAG CATTTGAAAATGATATGGTGCAGAGGACTTTTCGAAGAATTCGAAACGAGCGTTGGCTATACGATGCCAGATTCATGCAAAAGCACATGGATCTCCATTTGATCGACTTGCtggaaagagagaaattgAATCAAGTATTCGATTACATAGCCAATCCTCAGAGACTTTACGCAGACGTGCTCCACCTTTTAATCGCTCAAAAGGTCCCCAACATTGACAATGAATGGGaaagtttcaaaaataatttgagaaatgcaattgaaaaagcagcagcagtcgaagTCGACAAAGAAAGAGCGCAGAATTTTGTCGACCAATTACGAAAAGAATTTGTGTATAGTTATTTGCAGAGCGAAATTTTAGGCTCGGCATTTCGAATCGATTTTAGTGGCGAATACGAAGACTGCGACAacgaagagaagaaagaatttcAAGAGGCCTgctggaaaaaattaattgaagttCTAGAAAAGCAAGAAGCTATTACAAATCATagagaatattttgaagaattaATTCCAAAAGTAGTGCAACACATTAAAAATGCAAACGATAAAGCAGCACTACCTCGATGCGACGCTTGTTGTCCCTTGTGTGAGAGTCTGTGCATCGAATCGGCCAATCACGACAAACAAGACAGACCTCATGATGCAGTCCATCAACCAGGGGGAGTTGCCGGAGTATCATACGTACGCTCTGAGGAACTGGATCACATGACATGCAGTCAATCTTACGAAGAAGACGGTGCATTTTATCTTAACAACGATGTCCGTTATCGATACAGCGACTATGCCAAGGCTTTTCCTGGATGGAATGATCCTCGCATCAACGAAGAACTGCCATTGCGTCAATACATTTTAGCTACTTACAACAACGAAATTGCCAAAAATTACAACAAGAAACCTTCGACGCGTATTCCCCGAAGCTACTCTTCAAGAACTTTGTCCTCCATCAAGGAACAACTGGAAAGGGAAATTAGGGATTGA